One Bos taurus isolate L1 Dominette 01449 registration number 42190680 breed Hereford chromosome 3, ARS-UCD2.0, whole genome shotgun sequence DNA window includes the following coding sequences:
- the LRRC8C gene encoding volume-regulated anion channel subunit LRRC8C, whose product MIPVTEFRQFSEQQPAFRVLKPWWDVFTDYLSVAMLMIGVFGCTLQVMQDKIICLPKRVQPSQNQSSVSNVSQAVASTTPLPPPKPSPSNPVTVEMKGLKTDLDLQQYSFINQMCYERALHWYAKYFPYLVLIHTLVFMLCSNFWFKFPGSSSKIEHFISILGKCFDSPWTTRALSEVSGEDSEEKDNRKNNMSRSNTTQSGPEGSLVNSQSLKSIPEKFVVDKSTAGALDKKEGEQAKALFEKVKKFRLHVEEGDILYAMYVRQTVLKVIKFLIIIAYNSALVSKVQFTVDCNVDIQDMTGYKNFSCNHTMAHLFSKLSFCYLCFVSIYGLTCLYTLYWLFYRSLKEYSFEYVRQETGIDDIPDVKNDFAFMLHMIDQYDPLYSKRFAVFLSEVSENKLKQLNLNNEWTPDKLRQKLQTNAHNRLELPLIMLSGLPDTVFEITELQSLKLEIIKNVMIPATIAQLDNLQELSLHQCSVKIHSAALSFLKENLKVLSVKFDDMRELPPWMYGLRNLEELYLVGSLSHDISRNVTLESLRDLKSLKILSIKSNVSKIPQAVVDVSSHLQKMCIHNDGTKLVMLNNLKKMTNLTELELVHCDLERIPHAVFSLLSLQELDLKENNLKSIEEIVSFQHLRKLTVLKLWHNSITYIPEHIKKLTSLERLSFSHNKIEVLPSHLFLCNKIRYLDLSYNDIRFIPPEIGVLQSLQYFSITCNKVESLPDELYFCKKLKTLKIGKNSLSVLSPKIGNLLFLSYLDVKGNHFEILPPELGDCRALKRAGLVVEDALFETLPSDVREQMKTE is encoded by the coding sequence GTCATGCAAGACAAGATAATCTGCCTTCCGAAAAGAGTACAGCCTTCTCAGAACCAGTCTTCTGTTTCAAATGTCTCTCAAGCAGTGGCCAGTACCACCCCACTGCCTCCACCCAAACCATCTCCTTCTAACCCGGTCACTGTGGAAATGAAAGGGCTGAAGACAGATTTGGACCTTCAGCAGTACAGCTTTATTAACCAGATGTGCTATGAGCGAGCCCTCCACTGGTACGCCAAGTATTTCCCATACCTAGTCCTCATTCATACCCTGGTCTTCATGCTCTGCAGCAACTTTTGGTTCAAGTTCCCTGGCTCCAGCTCCAAAATAGAACATTTCATCTCAATCCTGGGGAAGTGTTTTGACTCTCCCTGGACCACACGAGCCTTATCTGAAGTGTCTGGGGAGGACTCAGAAGAGAAGGACAACAGGAAGAACAACATGAGCAGGTCCAACACCACCCAGTCTGGTCCAGAAGGCAGTCTGGTCAATTCTCAGTCTTTAAAGTCAATTCCTGAGAAGTTTGTGGTTGACAAATCCACTGCAGGGGCTCTGGATAAGAAGGAGGGTGAGCAGGCAAAAGCTTTATTTGAGAAGGTGAAGAAGTTCCGGCTGCACGTAGAAGAAGGTGATATACTATATGCCATGTATGTTCGTCAGACTGTACTTAAGGTCATAAAATTCCTAATCATCATTGCATATAATAGTGCCCTGGTTTCCAAAGTCCAATTTACAGTGGACTGTAATGTTGACATTCAGGACATGACTGGATATAAAAACTTTTCTTGCAATCATACCATGGCACACTTGTTTTCAAAACTCTCCTTTTGCTACCTGTGCTTTGTAAGTATCTACGGATTGACGTGCCTTTATACGTTGTACTGGCTGTTCTACCGTTCTCTGAAGGAGTACTCTTTTGAGTATGTCAGGCAGGAGACTGGAATTGATGATATTCCAGACGTGAAAAATGACTTTGCTTTTATGCTTCATATGATAGATCAGTATGACCCTCTGTATTCCAAGAGATTCGCAGTGTTCCTATCTGAAGTGAGTGAAAACAAATTAAAGCAGCTGAACTTAAATAATGAGTGGACTCCAGATAAACTGAGGCAGAAGCTGCAGACAAATGCCCATAACCGCTTAGAACTGCCTCTCATCATGCTCTCTGGCCTTCCAGACACTGTTTTTGAAATCACAGAGTTGCAGTCCCTAAAACTTGAAATCATTAAGAACGTCATGATACCAGCCACAATCGCGCAGCTAGACAATCTCCAGGAGCTTTCTCTACACCAGTGCTCAGTCAAAATCCATAGCGCAGCATTGTCTTTCCTGAAGGAGAATCTCAAGGTCTTGAGCGTCAAGTTTGATGACATGAGGGAGCTGCCCCCCTGGATGTATGGCCTCCGGAACCTGGAGGAACTCTACCTGGTTGGCTCTCTAAGTCACGATATTTCCAGAAATGTCACCCTTGAGTCTCTGCGGGATCTCAAAAGCCTTAAAATTCTCTCGATCAAAAGCAATGTTTCCAAAATCCCACAGGCAGTGGTTGATGTTTCCAGCCATCTCCAGAAGATGTGCATACACAACGATGGCACCAAGCTGGTGATGCTCAACAACCTGAAGAAGATGACCAACCTGACAGAGCTGGAGCTGGTCCACTGTGACCTGGAGCGCATCCCTCACGCCGTATTCAGCCTGCTCAGCCTCCAGGAATTGGACCtcaaggaaaataatctgaaatccATAGAAGAGATCGTTAGCTTCCAGCACTTGAGAAAGCTGACAGTGTTGAAACTCTGGCATAACAGCATCACCTACATCCCAGAGCATATCAAGAAACTCACCAGCCTGGAGCGTCTGTCCTTCAGTCACAATAAAATCGAGGTGCTGCCTTCCCACCTCTTCCTATGCAACAAAATCCGTTACCTGGACTTGTCCTACAATGACATTCGATTTATCCCACCTGAGATCGGAGTTCTACAAAGTTTACAGTATTTTTCCATCACTTGTAACAAAGTGGAGAGCCTTCCAGATGAACTCTACTTCTGTAAGAAACTCAAAACTCTGAAGATTGGGAAAAACAGCCTATCAGTACTTTCCCCCAAAATTGGaaatttgttatttctttcctaTTTAGATGTTAAAGGCAATCACTTTGAAATCCTCCCTCCTGAACTGGGTGACTGTCGGGCTTTGAAGCGAGCTGGTTTAGTTGTAGAAGACGCTCTGTTTGAAACCCTGCCTTCTGATGTCCGGGAGCAAATGAAAACTGAATAA